A part of Neovison vison isolate M4711 chromosome 8, ASM_NN_V1, whole genome shotgun sequence genomic DNA contains:
- the LOC122915368 gene encoding LOW QUALITY PROTEIN: uncharacterized protein C20orf203 (The sequence of the model RefSeq protein was modified relative to this genomic sequence to represent the inferred CDS: deleted 3 bases in 3 codons; substituted 1 base at 1 genomic stop codon) has product MEQFQGCEMDLMSEVLDPIAKMLPLSWDCRPDLGHQQAPPPQRLGPYRERIWAGGEGEVXGPKLGKVGRRDREVGRGPWGPAGRARGWKGCPELVLSLPAWLLTWFQSCSCLPPLPGKPPAPLISKQQPLPDSSQSLFN; this is encoded by the exons ATGGAGCAGTTCCAAG gcTGTGAAATGGACCTAATGTCAGAGGTGCTGGACCCAATCGCCAAAATGCTACCTCTGAGCTGGGACTGTCG CCCAGACCTTGGGCACCAGCAGGCTCCTCCTCCCCAACGCCTGGGCCCTTATCGGGAGCGC ATttgggctggtggggagggggaagtctGAGGCCCCAAGCTC GGCAAGGTGGGTAGGAGAGatagggaagtggggagggggccaTGGGGCCCTGCTGGGAGGGCCCGAGGATGGAAGGGATGCCCAGAGCTGGTGCTGTCCTTGCCGGCCTGG CTCTTGACATGGTTCCAGAGctgctcctgccttcctcccttgcCAGGCAAGCCGCCGGCACCTTTAATTAGCAAGCAGCAGCCTCTCCCCGATTCATCACAGTCACTGTTTAATTAG